TCGGCCTTCACGTTGCCGAAGGTGCTCTCGGGCCTGTGCCGAATGCCCTCGTAGAACGCCTGGATGATGTCCTCCTTGAAGCGCGGTGTACGCGGGTGTGCGCGCACGATCGCCTCGCGCTCAACATCGCCGTACTGCTCATAAGCTATGCCGAGGACGTCCATTTCCACCCCGGCGGTCAGCAGCGCCACCACGGGATCCATGTACTGCGGAATGCCCGGCGTCGTGTGCAGCGCGATCGCCGTCCACACGGTGTACACGTCCGACGGCGCAATGCCGTGGCTGCGCAGGAAGTCCGCCGCCACGTTGGCGCCGTCCACCTCGAAACGATCGTTCGCGCTGCTGTGGGCAGGCATCAGGCCCATGTCGTGGAACATGGCGCCCGCGTAAAGCAGCTCGGGATCGAAGGACAGTTCGCGTCGACGGCCGGCGAGCGCGGCGAAGTAGTAGACGCGGCTCGAATGGTGGAACAGCAGATCGGTCTCGGTATCGCGCACCAGCGTCGTGATCTCGCGGGCCAGTGTGCTGTCGGGTATGCGTACCCCGTCTATCGCCAGGTTCATGGGGAAACTCCTGCATGGTGGAAGTGCAACCCATGCTAGGCTCGCTGCTGGGTGGCTTCAATTTGAGTAATGCGTAAAATACGGACATTTGGCGCACCCCTCGGACGTGGAGGCAACGACATGGCAACCGTGCATACCATCGCCATCTTCGCCGTGCCCGGCGTGCAATTGCTGGACGTGGCCGGCCCGCTGGACGTGTTTGCCGAGGCCAACGCACAGCTGGGCAAGGAGCATTACCGGCCGTTGGTGGCGGGCATGTCCGCCGCGCCCATCCGCAGCTCGTCCGGCGCGCGGCTCCTCCCCGACATCACCATCCGGGAAGAGACCGATGCCGCGATCCATACCTTGCTGGTGGCCGGCGCACCGCATGCGCCCGACCTCGATCCATCGTCCGCCTTGCGACGATGGCTGACGGAGCGGGCGAGGCGCGCGCGTCGTTACGGATCGATCTGCAGCGGCGCATTTCTGCTCGCGGGTTGCGGACTTCTGGACGGCCGTCGCATCACCACCCATTGGTCGGTGGCATCGAGGTTGGCGGAGGCCTTCCCCATGGTCGAGGTGGATGCCGATGCGATCTACGTCGCCGACGGCAAGGTGCGCACCGCTGCCGGCGTCACCGCAGGCCTGGATCTGGCTTTGTCGCTGGTTACCGAAGACCTGGGCCGCGAGGTGGCGCTGCGCGTCGCCAGCCAGCTGGTGATGTACTTCAAGCGGCCGGGCGGGCAGATGCAGTTCAGCCGGCGCGGGGAGGCCATGCCGGCGGGGCGCTCCGCCTTGCAGGAACTGCAGCGTTGGGTAGCCACGCATCTCACCGAGGACCACAGCGTGCCACGGCTCGCCGAGCGCATGCAGCTGAGCCCGCGCCACTTCGCGCGACTGTTCCGCACCGAGGTGGGTAGCACGCCCGCGGCCTGGGTCGAAGCGATCCGCGTGTCGGCGGCGCGTGACCGGCTGGACAGCGGCCAATGCGCACCCAAGCAGGTGGCCGCCGACTGCGGCTTCAGCAACGTCGACCACCTGCGTCGCGCCTTCATGCAGCACGTGGGCGTCACGCCGGCCGAGTACCGCAAGCGGCACGCCGCATTCGCGACCGACGCATAGCCGTGTAGCGTTGGGGTCGGCCGCGGTGGCTTCGGCTCGCGTCGGTCGCGTGCCGTTGCTTCGACGACCATCGGCAGCCGGTGTGTCGCCGCGGGCGGCTTTCGCGTATGTTGGCGAAGGGGAGATCGCATGGTCGTGGCGCAAGGGCGCACGCTCGGGCTGTCTGCCCGCAGCATCCACACCCATTGCCACGGAGATGTTCTTCCATGCGTTTGTTGCCCCTGTTCGCCGCCATCACGCTGTCCCTCGGGTCCACCATCGCCTTGGCCGATGACGCACCGGCCGCGCCGGCCAAGGTGGTCGTGCGCGCTGCCCATCTGGTGGATACGCAATCCGGCACCGTACGGGACAACCCGCTGGTGGTGATCGACGGCGACAAGATCACCGAGGTGCGCTACGACGGGCAGGTGCCGGCAGGCGCCAACGTCATCGACCTGGGCAGTGCCACGCTGCTGCCGGGCCTGATCGACTGCCACGTGCACCTCACCGGGGACCCGAACGAGGTGAAGGGCGACTACTACGAGGCCATCCTCAAGCGCAGCGCGATCGATTCCGCGATCCTCGCTCCCATCTATGCCAAGCGCACGCTGGACGCCGGTTTCACCACCGTGCGCAACCTCGGCGCCGACGACTATGTCGACGTCGCCCTGCGCAATGCGATCAATCGTGGCGATATTCCGGGCCCGCGCATGCTGGTCTCCGGTCCGCCGCTGGGCGCCACGGGTGGCCACGCGGATGGCACCACCGGCTTCTCGCCCTGGATCGAGTTCCACGGCATCGACGGCGTGGCCGATGGCGTCGATGCCATCCGCCATCGCATCCGCGAGAACGTGAAGAACGGTGCCGACGTCATCAAGTTCATGGCCAGCGCCGGCGTGCTGAGCGCGGAAGGCTCGGTGGGCGCGCCGCAGTATTCACAGGAAGAGATGAACGCACTGGTCGACGAAGCGCATCGCTGGGGCAGGAAGGTCGCCGCCCACGCGCACGGCGCCGAGGCGATCAAGATGGCCATTCGCGCCGGCGTCGACTCCGTCGAGCACAGCAGCATGATCGACGACGAAGGCCTCAAGCTCGCCAAGCAGAAGGGCACCTACCTCGACTTCGACGTCTACAACGACGATTACATCCTCAGCGAATACGCCAAGAAGGGTTTTCCGGCGAGCACCGTCGAAAAGGAAAAAATGGTGGGCCGCCTTCAGCGCGAAAACTTCCAGCGCGCGGTGAAGGCCGGCGAGAAGATGGCATTCGGTACCGACGCCGGCGTCTATCCGCACGGTTGGAACGGCAAGCAGTTCGCCGTCATGACCAAGTGGGGCATGACCCCGATGCAGTCGATCCAGGCCGCCACGGTCAATGCTGCCGACCTGCTCGACATGAAGGGCAAGGTGGGGGCCGTCGCACCGGGCTATTTCGCCGATCTCATCGCCGTCCATGGCGACCCCATCAAGGACGTTTCGCAGCTCGAGCACGTCGGCTTCGTGATGAAGGGCGGAGCGGTGGACAAGAACGAGATCAAGCGCTGATCACGGCGATCTTCGGCGTGTCTGCCACGTGAAGGCGAACGGAAAAGATCCGGGAGGGCGTGAAGATCGGCGTGACGGACAAGTCCGCCATCTTCACGCCGGAGCCCCGCGGTCATGGATAACGTGGGGGAACACAGGCATGAGGCATGCCGCCCTCCGGTGACATGCCGGCACCTGCGATCGCAGGAGATGTCACCATGAGCAAAGCATTCAAGGTTGGCGATCACGTCGGCTGGAATTCCGAGGCGGGGCATGTGACGGGCACCATCATTGCCGTCCACACGAGCGATTTCGACTACAAAGGGCATACGCATCGCGCGTCGAAG
The window above is part of the Dyella jiangningensis genome. Proteins encoded here:
- a CDS encoding metal-dependent hydrolase family protein translates to MRLLPLFAAITLSLGSTIALADDAPAAPAKVVVRAAHLVDTQSGTVRDNPLVVIDGDKITEVRYDGQVPAGANVIDLGSATLLPGLIDCHVHLTGDPNEVKGDYYEAILKRSAIDSAILAPIYAKRTLDAGFTTVRNLGADDYVDVALRNAINRGDIPGPRMLVSGPPLGATGGHADGTTGFSPWIEFHGIDGVADGVDAIRHRIRENVKNGADVIKFMASAGVLSAEGSVGAPQYSQEEMNALVDEAHRWGRKVAAHAHGAEAIKMAIRAGVDSVEHSSMIDDEGLKLAKQKGTYLDFDVYNDDYILSEYAKKGFPASTVEKEKMVGRLQRENFQRAVKAGEKMAFGTDAGVYPHGWNGKQFAVMTKWGMTPMQSIQAATVNAADLLDMKGKVGAVAPGYFADLIAVHGDPIKDVSQLEHVGFVMKGGAVDKNEIKR
- a CDS encoding GlxA family transcriptional regulator, encoding MATVHTIAIFAVPGVQLLDVAGPLDVFAEANAQLGKEHYRPLVAGMSAAPIRSSSGARLLPDITIREETDAAIHTLLVAGAPHAPDLDPSSALRRWLTERARRARRYGSICSGAFLLAGCGLLDGRRITTHWSVASRLAEAFPMVEVDADAIYVADGKVRTAAGVTAGLDLALSLVTEDLGREVALRVASQLVMYFKRPGGQMQFSRRGEAMPAGRSALQELQRWVATHLTEDHSVPRLAERMQLSPRHFARLFRTEVGSTPAAWVEAIRVSAARDRLDSGQCAPKQVAADCGFSNVDHLRRAFMQHVGVTPAEYRKRHAAFATDA
- a CDS encoding HD domain-containing protein is translated as MNLAIDGVRIPDSTLAREITTLVRDTETDLLFHHSSRVYYFAALAGRRRELSFDPELLYAGAMFHDMGLMPAHSSANDRFEVDGANVAADFLRSHGIAPSDVYTVWTAIALHTTPGIPQYMDPVVALLTAGVEMDVLGIAYEQYGDVEREAIVRAHPRTPRFKEDIIQAFYEGIRHRPESTFGNVKADVLADKDPSFRRGNFCSVIRCSHWAG
- a CDS encoding DUF2945 domain-containing protein, which translates into the protein MSKAFKVGDHVGWNSEAGHVTGTIIAVHTSDFDYKGHTHRASKEDPQYEIKSDKTDHVAAHKRAALRHLRG